One region of Carassius gibelio isolate Cgi1373 ecotype wild population from Czech Republic chromosome A1, carGib1.2-hapl.c, whole genome shotgun sequence genomic DNA includes:
- the LOC128020859 gene encoding BTB/POZ domain-containing protein 3 codes for MAAELFPARKLSTVQQYQQQNLSNNNNTVQGCNWQGLYPSIRERNAVMFNNELMADIHFVVGPPGGTQRVPGHKYVLAVGSSVFHAMFYGELAEDKDEIRIPDVEPASFLAMLKYIYCDEIDLCADSVLATLYAAKKYIVPHLARACVNFLETSLSARNACVLLSQSCLFEEPDLTQRCWEVIDAQAELALRSEGFCDIDAQTLESILRRETLNAKEMVVLEAALSWAEAECQRQELQPTIENKRLVLGKNIYLIRIPAMALDDFANGVAQSGVLTLNETNDIFLWYTAAKKPELKFVCKPRKGLTPQWCHRFQSCAYRSNQWRYRGRCDSIQFAVDKRVFIAGFGLYGSSCGSAEYQAKIELKRQGSVTLGVAIINYFSDGSSKTFPVFFEHPVQIEPDTFYTASVVLDGNELSYFGQEGMTEVQCGKVTFQFQCSSDSTNGTGVQGGQIPELIFYA; via the exons ATGGCTGCTGAGCTGTTTCCTGCCAGAAAACTGTCCACTGTTCAACAGTACCAGCAGCAGAAcctcagcaacaacaacaacaccgtCCAGGGATGTAACTGGCAAGGCTTGTATCCCTCCATCAGAGAGAG AAACGCAGTCATGTTCAACAACGAGCTGATGGCTGATATTCATTTTGTGGTGGGACCTCCCGGAGGAACCCAGAGAGTCCCGGGACACAAG TACGTCCTGGCTGTGGGCAGTTCGGTATTTCATGCCATGTTCTACGGAGAGCTGGCTGAAGATAAGGACGAGATCCGGATCCCTGATGTGGAGCCTGCGTCATTCCTCGCCATGCTCAA GTATATCTACTGTGATGAGATAGACCTGTGTGCCGACAGCGTCCTCGCCACGCTGTACGCTGCCAAGAAGTACATCGTACCTCACTTGGCCCGCGCTTGCGTCAACTTCCTGGAGACCAGCCTGAGTGCGCGAAACGCCTGCGTCCTGCTCTCTCAGAGCTGTCTGTTCGAGGAGCCCGACCTCACGCAGCGCTGCTGGGAGGTGATCGACGCGCAGGCCGAGCTCGCGCTCCGCTCCGAGGGATTCTGCGACATCGACGCTCAGACTCTGGAGAGCATCCTGCGGCGCGAGACGCTCAACGCCAAAGAGATGGTGGTGCTGGAGGCGGCGTTGAGCTGGGCCGAAGCAGAGTGTCAACGACAGGAGCTCCAGCCCACCATCGAGAACAAACGGCTTGTTTTGGGAAAGAACATCTACCTGATACGGATCCCGGCGATGGCGCTTGATGATTTCGCCAATGGTGTTGCGCAGTCCGGCGTGCTGACGCTCAACGAAACCAACGATATCTTCCTGTGGTACACAGCGGCCAAGAAACCGGAGCTCAAGTTCGTCTGCAAGCCACGTAAAGGGTTAACGCCGCAGTGGTGCCACCGTTTTCAGTCCTGCGCGTACCGCAGCAATCAGTGGCGATACCGCGGCCGCTGCGACAGCATCCAGTTCGCCGTGGACAAGCGCGTCTTCATCGCCGGGTTCGGGCTGTACGGCTCCAGCTGCGGCTCGGCCGAGTACCAGGCCAAGATCGAGCTGAAGCGCCAAGGCAGCGTGACGCTCGGCGTCGCCATCATCAACTACTTCTCCGACGGCTCCAGCAAAACCTTCCCCGTCTTCTTCGAGCACCCGGTGCAGATCGAGCCCGACACCTTCTACACGGCCAGCGTGGTTCTGGACGGGAACGAGTTGAGCTATTTTGGCCAGGAGGGCATGACGGAGGTCCAGTGCGGGAAGGTGACCTTCCAGTTCCAGTGCTCCTCGGACAGCACCAACGGGACGGGTGTGCAGGGGGGGCAGATCCCTGAACTCATATTTTATGCTTGA